The window ACAAAGAAGAATAACGCTGACCCTGCTTCTAGCGAATCGGACCACTATCCCGAAGATAAAAATAAGAAGAACATCCATATAGAAGTTCCGGAAAGATCCCAATAGAAAGGTGAAAAGAATACTCTGTAAAAACCCGATCAAAAACAAAATATAAGAAGAAAAATTTAAGAAAGACTCCGCCTCTTCCGTGGACTCTATCTTTTTAAAAAAACGTTTCAGTAGATTCATATCGGGTTCCAGCTATACTGCTTATTCCACTTTTCCAGTCAATTTATTCAATTTGCCCGCCCTTTTGGCTGCTACTCTTAGAGGCAGGATGTACTACAAATTCTATAAAAACCTCTCGGATTCGGGTATATTCGGGAAAAATCCTAAATGACAAGCGGTTCGGGCCCTTCTTAATGGAACTAGAGAGCACTCATGAACTTCCGATACAATCATTCTCCATTCTCTTACCAACGCCGCAGGACCAGAGAGGTAAAAGTAGGAGATATTGGGATCGGCGGAAATAATCCGATCCGCATCCAATCTATGATCACTGCGGATACGAGAGATACCGAAAACTCAGTCAGACAAATTCTGGAACTGGAAGCAGCGGGTTGTGAGATCGTTCGATTGACTGTACCTTCTCAACCGGACGCGGATAACTTACCTAATATTCGTAAGGAACTTAAAAAGTTAGGAAGTAAGGTGCCTCTAGTTGCGGACATCCATTTTACTCCGAGCGTTGCAATGAAATCCGTAGAATGGGTGGAGAAGGTCCGTATCAATCCGGGCAACTTCGCCGATAAGAAAAAATTCGCAGTCAGAGATTATACGGATCTAGAATACAAAGAAGAATTAGAAAGGATCTCCGAAGTATTCAGTCCACTCGTACTTCGTTGTAAAGAGTTGGGAGTCTCTATGAGAATAGGGACCAACCACGGTTCCTTATCGGACCGTATTATGAATAAATACGGAGACACACCGCAGGGAATGGTGGAGTCGGCGATAGAATTTATTCGGATCGCAGAAAGTCTTTCTTATAAAGATATTATAGTAAGCATGAAAGCCTCCAATCCGCAAGTGATGGTCCAGGCTTATAGATTATTATGCAGCCGATTCATGGAATTACAGATGGATTATCCGCTGCATCTAGGAGTGACCGAAGCAGGAGACGGAAAAGACGGAAGGATCAAATCCGCAATCGGTATAGGCTCTCTTTTAGAAGACGGACTAGGCGACACTATCAGAGTTTCCTTAACGGAAGATCCGATCCACGAAGTTCCAGTCGCAAGATTACTCGCAGATAAATATAATAAACTTAGATTTCCGGAAACACAAAGCCAAGGATATTCCGAATTCAGAAACCCTTACTCCTACCAAAGATTTTACAGCAGACCGATCCAAGTAGGAAGTCTTTCCCTTGGAGAAAACCATGCGGTTCGGATCGAATCGGTATTACCTTTCGGATCCGAAAGTGGATTTTCGCAGGAGCTCGCTTCCCTTAAAAATTATGCAAGATCCAGATCGTTAGAATTGGAAATGGTTTCAGTACCTTTGCCTACGGACGAATTCCTGAGAGAAGAATGTATTTCCGCAGTTAAAACCTCATCCGTTCCTATGGGAGTCATAGTAGAACAAAACGAATTATTACTCGAAGACATATTAGAAGACCTAATCCCTTTTCCTAAAGTAACAGTGGATCCGTTCCATCATTTCCAAAACAGGGATTCTTTATTAGAATTTTTGCATAAAAGAGAAGGTAAAGGGATCACCGAACTAAACGTCCAAGCCTACCAAATCGAAAGCCTAAAAGGACTTCCTGAAGAATTTAAGAATGCAGGAATAGGATCGGTAGCATTCTCCATCCAAACCTTTCATATATTACACGATTACAGAAAACTCGCACGTATACTCAGCGATTTTGATTATCCGATCTTCTTGAGCACGGAATATCCCGATATGGATACTGCATTGTACGAATCTTCCATCGGGATCGGCGGAATGTTGACCGACGGTATCGGAGACATGCTTCGTATCAAAGTAATCGACAGTGAACCGGAAGCGGTATTACAACTAGGGTTTGATATACTACAAGCAACCAGATTAAGACTTACAAAAACGGAATATATCTCCTGCCCTTCCTGCGGGAGGACCCTATTCGATCTGCAAACCACAACCGCGCGAATCAAAGAAAAAACAGGCCATCTAAAAGGGGTCAAGATAGCAGTCATGGGCTGTATCGTAAACGGCCCCGGAGAAATGGCGGATGCAGATTTCGGCTACGTAGGTGCGGGCCCTGGCAAAGTGCATTTATATCGCGGAAAAGAAATCGTACTCAAAAACGTTCCTTCCGAAGAAGCGGATGAAAGACTCGTCCAGCTGATTAAAGATTCTGGAATGTGGATGGAAAGAGAGTCAGTGACAACATTATAATTTTCTTTTTTTTAGAATTCTCTGTCCGAATCGAACACGAGGAGGTATAGATTAAAAAAACATAAGAATTCTATAAAACAAAAGTTAATTATATGAAAATAAGATCGCTTATTGGATTTTCCCTGCTTCTAACTTCTATTTTGGTTGGTTGCGCCCCCGAAAATAAAAACTATAATTTGGAAACATCTCTATTATTAGGCCTAACAAGCTCCTCTAGTCCTAGTGATCTAACTCCATTTTTAGTACCTGATTCCAATCAAACAGTTTGTTCCGATTCCAGCGGAACTTCTCGCCCTTGCTCCGGAACCGGAGAGGACGGCGAATTTCTGAATACTCCTGCTCCTTATTCCTTGCAGATCCAAGACGGGGGAACCACCGTTCTAGAGGAAAGTTCTAGATTAATTTGGCAAAGATGTTCCTTCGGTACGAATTGGAACGGGACTACTTGCCAGGGAAGTCCGTTAAATTTGTATTGGCAGGCGGCGGATGAATACTGTTCTTCCTTAACTTTAGCGGGGCGAAATTGGAGACTTCCTACTGCAAGAGAAGCTTCTTTATTCGGAGATTTCTCTCAGGTTAATGCAGTTTCCGCAGTTTATTTCCCGAATACTTCTGTAAATACCCATTGGGCATCCACACCGGTTACTTCTTTTTTTGGAAGATATTCCGCATATAGCAACGGTGAGATCGGCCAATCAGATCAAAATAATGGATTAAAAGTCAGATGTGTTTCCGGTCCGAAAATCCCTCAGGCAAATTTTACCGATCTAGGAAATGGAACCGTTAAGGAAGAAAGTACGGGACTATTGATAAAAAAATGTGCACAAGGACAGACGGATGACTCTAATTGCACCGGCACACCGACCGTTTTCAACTGGCAGCAAGCTTTAGACGCATGTAATAATTTGGATTTTGCGGGTAGAACCGATTGGAGATTGCCTACAGCAAGAGAAGCATATTTTCATTCCGAGCCTAGCTATGGAACCATAGATCTACCTTTTGATTATTTCCCTAATAATACGCAGGCTTCTAACGCATGGACTTCCACAAGTACCAGTTATTTCACTCACGCATACACACAGAATTCGTTCTCTTTAGTTGTGGTTTCTAAAACGAATACAACGGCGACGAGAGCCCGCTGCGTAGCAGGTCCTTGAGCTAACATTCCATAGGCAAATCTCGCACAGAGACCACCGAGAACACAAAGCATTGATCGTGAATGTAGGAACTCCTAGAGGCCGACGACCATCAATCTCTGTGACTCAGTATCTCTGTGTGAAAACCCCGCGACTCTTTATTCTCTGAGCCTCTCTTACAGCTCGTTCGCCTCTACGATAATAAAATTCGGAGACACCTGTCTCAATTTTTTAGCGGAATATTTACCCTTATCTTGGAAAACTTTCTGTTTCCAAACCTGAGTAGAAAATTCCGTTTTAGAATTTTTGATCTTATCGTAGAAATGATCCGCTATCTTTTGTTTACCCAAAACCGACTGAGTCCTTGCCAGCCACAATGCACTTTGCTGTTTTCTGAAAGAAGAAGTCTCCAAACTTTCCGCTTGTTCCAATAAGAACGCAGCCTTATTCAGATTTCCTTTTTCCAGATATAAAATTGCTTCTAAGAATAGGATAGAAGGATCCTTGCCCGTAAATTCTTCGTTCGCCTTTTGTAATTCTAGAAGAATATCGTCTATCCCTCCCATGCCGGGATCGTCATTGATCAGCATTGCTTTTTTATAATGTCGGATCGCCGATCCCACCTTAGGATTTTTAGACTTCGGAACCTTCTTCCCTTTAGTTTTCTTAGAGTCCGAAAGATCCAAAAGTTTATAACCAGGTTCTCCCCAAGCCATAGGAATTTCCATATAAGGACCGCTGCTAGTAGGAGCGGTGCCGACAGAGACAAAAATTTTACGAGCTTCTGCACTCATAACCACGGATTTTACGGAAGTGATCTGACGGATCGTGGATCCCATTGTGCGAACTTCTCCGCTGGAACAATCGATAGTGTCATCCAGAAGATCCTGAAGATCTACAACACTGGTCCCCTTCTTCTTCTTTTGAGAAGAAAGAAGTTGTTCCGCTCTATCAAAACGACTGATACAATGGTGATAGAAAACGGGAGCCGCCATGATCTCCCCTTCCTGTAACTTTTCACTTTGGTAATGATTCGTGTTAACAATATGATCTTTTCCTAAATTAGGATAAACCACATCCACATTCCCGTAATTGGTCTCGATGATCGCGGCTTTCGGTCCCTTCTCCTTATGATTCGTAACGATCAAACCCCAGGTAGAATTGATCTTATGTTTTTTAGAAATACTAACGGCTTCTTCAATCGATCTTGCTTCCGAAATGATCTTATGGCCGAAGTCGATCACACCCAAACCGTTAAAGCCTATCTTCTTATGAAAGCGAGTATGGAACGCGATCGTGAGACCTGCCTCATTGAATGCAGTGATCCCGGGAACATCCGCGCCTCTGCATGCAATATAACCGTAACGTAAACCTTTTTCAGGAGTGCAGAAGACAACGATCGGACGTTTGTCCCAAACTTCTACACCAGGAAAATCAAAATTGCGTGCATGATATAATTTACCGTCCTGACTTTGATCTCCCCAAACAGCAACGCTTGTACATGCAGGGATCATCTGAGGACTTCTACCCGGACTCATATGCGCGAGTTCCGGAAGAATTTGGATCATACCCAAAAACCCGACAGAGTTCTGGAAAGAATCCATAGTAAAAAGTTCCTTTTCCAATTTCGCAGAACGACCCGCAGAAGTCAGAGCAGCAATCGTCCTCGCAGAAAACTCAGCAGGTCTATGTTTCATCATCCGCCGAGACATCCAATTTACTAGAAGTGAAGTCGCTCCCTTCGCCAAAAAATTCCGATTGCTGCGAGGCAAACTCCCGAGCAAAAGATTTCGGGCCATCACAGGATAAAAATCGAAGATCGGTTCAAACTGCCCGATCTCATTCATGATCTCGCCGAATTGTCTTCCCATCTCTTCCTGGGAACCCTTGAGTTGTATTACTGCTAGTGGATACGTTTCCGAATTCATGCACCCATCATAACAAAACTTCGCCGACTCATCGACCGCCTCCATAGGTTCGGATAGCCGAACTTATCGGATCGGACATCCAACGGCCCTTGTAGGAGGTCCTACAACCCGTTTTGAACCGCCTGTTGGAACTCCTACGATCAATTTTAACCGCAGCGGCAAAACTCAGTGATCTCTGCGTCTTTGCGGCTCTGCGTGAGAAAGCGAGTTGCATAATGCTACCCGGCGAAATCAAATAGCATCCGGCTCAAGCATGGAATACCTGCATCTATTTTTCCTGAAATTTCTACAGTTCGGAGCGGGAGCGGCATTTTTATACGCCTATCTGGAAATCATCCGTCCAGGTTCCGGAAATCGGATCTTAGTTCTGATCATGATCCTAACCGGAACAATACTACTCCGATATTCCTGGTATTTGCAGGACGATTTATTAGAATTTCCTTATCTATTTATATTCTTACATACCAGCGTAATATCCGTAGGACCGCTGATCTACACTTACATCCGTTCCTTCTTAGAAACCGAGGAAGAAAGTCCGAAAGAAAAGTTACTCCGCTATGGACTTCATTTTTCTCCCGTTCTATTATTTACAGTCTTCGAATGTATTTTCTTTTCACAAGACAGTACTGAACTGAAGGCCCAGGTAATACAAGGATCCAAAGAATTCAGACTGGATTGGGCCCATTTAGGAAGTTTTATCGCAAGCGTTCAAGTCTCAGTGTATTCCTTATTCTGCCTTTATCTATATCATAAAGTCAGCAAAAAATACGAGATGTACGAATTAAAATTGGTATGGTTAGTATTACTTCTTCCGGTATTCGCGAACAGCCTGATAGGAACTGCTTATTTCCTAAAGAACAAATATTTGTTCGATCTGGGAGCTTCTCTCATTTGTATCATGGTGTTTTTGTTATTCTTGGTAAGAGAAAGACATCCTGGTTTTTTCAGCGAGATCAGCGAAGTCATCCAAAGTGCAAAATACCAAAATACCCCCCTTCTCTCTAAAGAAATAGAAACTGCCAATTCCAAATTAAAAGAACTATTAGAGACCAAAAACTTATACAGAGACAGCGAATTGAGACTGGTGGACCTTGCGGCAGAACTCGGACTAAATTTACACCAAACTTCCAGATACCTAAACGAAGTTCATAAAATGAATTTTTACGAACTAATCAATCGTTATAGAGTGCAAGAAGCCTGTAAACGTCTGATAGAAGAATCAGAAAGTTCGGTTCTAGACATTGCATTTGCAGTCGGCTTTAATTCCAAATCCACCTTCCATTCCCAGTTCGTAAAGTTTATGGGAATTTCACCTGCGTTGTACAGGAAGGAAAAAGGAAGTAGCTAAAATACCGCAGAAATTCCTAAATAATATCCTCGTATCTTTTCTCTACCTGAATCAGGAGTTTGGGGATAGATAGTAAATCCATCCGTGTATTGGTAATAAGAAACATACACATCCGAATAATTCTTATAGGAAAAATTAGATCTATTATAGTTATATCCGAAGTATAATTTATATTTTTCGAAGAAAATATAGGAAAAGGAAATGTCCAGTTCGGACCCTCTAAACACTCCCATGGTATTATGCTGAGGATATATTTTATATAAAAATGCAAATTCCTCAAAACTGGAGCCGGTCCATTCTAAAGATGTATCGAAACCTTGTCGACTTGAACTCCTATGCCCTTCCGTATAATAAAGTTCCAAACTTAAATTCAAATAAAGAGTATCATATAAACGTAAATTACTTTTGATCGCTACCTGCGGCCCTAAAGTCTGGATTTTTTCCGCGGCAATTCCGTATAAATTTCCGGATCACAGATCAGTATCTATTTTTCTTAAACCTGCCCCGAAATATAATTTTTCCTTAAAAGGAGTCAAAGCATAAGACAGGTAATTTAGTTTATAATCCTTTCTTTCCAAATCCATCAGATCTCGTCTTACAAATCCGTAGCTGCCGTCGTCGTTCGCGTAAATAGAATGATAGCGGGCCTTGGTAAGTACGTTCTGAGAAAATAGGAATTCTACCCCGTATCTTTTCTCCTCGTCTACAAATTTGAAATACAAAGGATAAATGGTCCTGACATTTCCAGTCAGATTAAAATCACGATTCACTTGTTCTTGTGCGATGTTCGCATTCGATTGGTAGAAGTAAGGATCGTATTGGGATTTCATGATCCTAAATCCCAGTTCGGAAACTTTCTTAGGAGAAGTAGAGGCTTTATTCGGCTCGGAAACCTGCTCGGTGTTTCCTGAACTTTGTGCAGAGGGATCCGAATTTGCAGGATCTACCGGAAGCCCCTGGGAATATAAAGAAGTAGTAAGGGACAATATTGTTAAGCGAAATAAAATGCAAAATCGGCACTTTCCAAAAATATGCCAAATTGGCAGTATTAGATTTCATTTAAACTACTCCTTCGATCTCTCTTTTTTTAAAAATAATTGACTATTGGTATATTATTTATAGTCCAATGGTATATTAATTAATGAGGTGAGGCTCATGAAAAAAGTATTGGTAACCGGTGCGAGCGGGCACCTGGGGTTTTCTCTAGTAAAACTTCTTCAGGAAAGAGGTTATGATGTGACGGCTGCGGTTAGAGATGCGAACGACTCTAAAAAAACTTCTAATCTGAAAAAGCTGGGAGTAAAGTTAGTCTCCGCCGATCTGGGAGATAGAGAATCCCTTCGTAAAGCTTTGCAAGGACAGGACGGCTTATTCCAAGTGGCTGCGGCTTTCAATCTGACTGCCAAGGATCCCCAAAAAGAAGTTGTGGAACCTAATATCAACGGAACCAGAAACATCTTGGAAGAAGCATATAAGGCCGGGATCAAAAAAGTAGTATATACTTCCAGCATCGCCGCAGTAGGAACCATTGCAGAAGGAGAATCTCCTCTGAACGAATCCACATGGAATGATTCTGCAAAAGAACCTT of the Leptospira dzoumogneensis genome contains:
- a CDS encoding C45 family autoproteolytic acyltransferase/hydolase, with the translated sequence MNSETYPLAVIQLKGSQEEMGRQFGEIMNEIGQFEPIFDFYPVMARNLLLGSLPRSNRNFLAKGATSLLVNWMSRRMMKHRPAEFSARTIAALTSAGRSAKLEKELFTMDSFQNSVGFLGMIQILPELAHMSPGRSPQMIPACTSVAVWGDQSQDGKLYHARNFDFPGVEVWDKRPIVVFCTPEKGLRYGYIACRGADVPGITAFNEAGLTIAFHTRFHKKIGFNGLGVIDFGHKIISEARSIEEAVSISKKHKINSTWGLIVTNHKEKGPKAAIIETNYGNVDVVYPNLGKDHIVNTNHYQSEKLQEGEIMAAPVFYHHCISRFDRAEQLLSSQKKKKGTSVVDLQDLLDDTIDCSSGEVRTMGSTIRQITSVKSVVMSAEARKIFVSVGTAPTSSGPYMEIPMAWGEPGYKLLDLSDSKKTKGKKVPKSKNPKVGSAIRHYKKAMLINDDPGMGGIDDILLELQKANEEFTGKDPSILFLEAILYLEKGNLNKAAFLLEQAESLETSSFRKQQSALWLARTQSVLGKQKIADHFYDKIKNSKTEFSTQVWKQKVFQDKGKYSAKKLRQVSPNFIIVEANEL
- a CDS encoding AraC family transcriptional regulator — encoded protein: MEYLHLFFLKFLQFGAGAAFLYAYLEIIRPGSGNRILVLIMILTGTILLRYSWYLQDDLLEFPYLFIFLHTSVISVGPLIYTYIRSFLETEEESPKEKLLRYGLHFSPVLLFTVFECIFFSQDSTELKAQVIQGSKEFRLDWAHLGSFIASVQVSVYSLFCLYLYHKVSKKYEMYELKLVWLVLLLPVFANSLIGTAYFLKNKYLFDLGASLICIMVFLLFLVRERHPGFFSEISEVIQSAKYQNTPLLSKEIETANSKLKELLETKNLYRDSELRLVDLAAELGLNLHQTSRYLNEVHKMNFYELINRYRVQEACKRLIEESESSVLDIAFAVGFNSKSTFHSQFVKFMGISPALYRKEKGSS
- a CDS encoding DUF1566 domain-containing protein; translation: METSLLLGLTSSSSPSDLTPFLVPDSNQTVCSDSSGTSRPCSGTGEDGEFLNTPAPYSLQIQDGGTTVLEESSRLIWQRCSFGTNWNGTTCQGSPLNLYWQAADEYCSSLTLAGRNWRLPTAREASLFGDFSQVNAVSAVYFPNTSVNTHWASTPVTSFFGRYSAYSNGEIGQSDQNNGLKVRCVSGPKIPQANFTDLGNGTVKEESTGLLIKKCAQGQTDDSNCTGTPTVFNWQQALDACNNLDFAGRTDWRLPTAREAYFHSEPSYGTIDLPFDYFPNNTQASNAWTSTSTSYFTHAYTQNSFSLVVVSKTNTTATRARCVAGP
- the ispG gene encoding (E)-4-hydroxy-3-methylbut-2-enyl-diphosphate synthase, which codes for MNFRYNHSPFSYQRRRTREVKVGDIGIGGNNPIRIQSMITADTRDTENSVRQILELEAAGCEIVRLTVPSQPDADNLPNIRKELKKLGSKVPLVADIHFTPSVAMKSVEWVEKVRINPGNFADKKKFAVRDYTDLEYKEELERISEVFSPLVLRCKELGVSMRIGTNHGSLSDRIMNKYGDTPQGMVESAIEFIRIAESLSYKDIIVSMKASNPQVMVQAYRLLCSRFMELQMDYPLHLGVTEAGDGKDGRIKSAIGIGSLLEDGLGDTIRVSLTEDPIHEVPVARLLADKYNKLRFPETQSQGYSEFRNPYSYQRFYSRPIQVGSLSLGENHAVRIESVLPFGSESGFSQELASLKNYARSRSLELEMVSVPLPTDEFLREECISAVKTSSVPMGVIVEQNELLLEDILEDLIPFPKVTVDPFHHFQNRDSLLEFLHKREGKGITELNVQAYQIESLKGLPEEFKNAGIGSVAFSIQTFHILHDYRKLARILSDFDYPIFLSTEYPDMDTALYESSIGIGGMLTDGIGDMLRIKVIDSEPEAVLQLGFDILQATRLRLTKTEYISCPSCGRTLFDLQTTTARIKEKTGHLKGVKIAVMGCIVNGPGEMADADFGYVGAGPGKVHLYRGKEIVLKNVPSEEADERLVQLIKDSGMWMERESVTTL